One window from the genome of Blastocatellia bacterium encodes:
- a CDS encoding RNA chaperone Hfq gives MPSSQKKGPPPEKTFKQIEYISQLARERTPIVVKLTNNQEMRGYIQYYDKSFIRITGSDGSRFFIFYHDIKYLYEDPAAA, from the coding sequence ATGCCATCATCTCAGAAAAAAGGGCCTCCGCCGGAGAAAACGTTCAAGCAGATTGAGTACATCAGCCAACTGGCTCGAGAAAGAACACCGATCGTAGTGAAGCTGACGAACAATCAGGAGATGCGTGGTTACATCCAATACTATGACAAAAGTTTCATCCGTATCACCGGCTCTGACGGGTCTCGATTTTTCATTTTTTACCACGACATCAAGTATCTCTATGAAGACCCGGCCGCGGCATAG